One Alnus glutinosa chromosome 13, dhAlnGlut1.1, whole genome shotgun sequence genomic window, GAAGATAGAGAAACCACCGGAAAAAAAGTTTGTACACTGGTGAGATTTGTTTAACGAAGTGACAGCTGGCCAAGAAGATGAGGAACACGCCGGAGGGGGACGGcctgccggagagagagagagagacgaaatCTGGGGGTCATAAGTGTGTGGGGGTTTCAGCTTTTGGGGGAAAATTTGGGGATGTACTGTGTGTGTGGGGGGAGCTGGTTttagctttttgttttttcaaaaaaaaaaaaaaaaaaaaaaatccacgtACGCAAGGGGTGGTAAGAAGTTGTGCTTGTAGGTGGCTGGGAATCACTCCTCGGGGCTGAAACGTGTACGCTGCCAGACTTGTTTCTAGGTATTTGAATCCTCTTGTGCTACTTTTTCTGTTCGAGTTGTAGTTCCCCAAAAACTCTGATTTCTGCCGGCTATGACTTCACGCGTCGATTCATTATCTCGAAATTCAAACTTCATTCAAACTAAATTCAAGTGGCAACCggattttattcaacttgaaTCTGGATTCTGgacttttgaataaaaattcagttcgaatattgaataatatttgaaccaaacgcaccattaaaaaataatttttaaaaatatagttaagtatttggcaaaattacaatttaacctttaaaattctgtgttttaaaaaaaataccctcttacatgcgatttgaaaaaacatattttctacattttcaaatctcaatttttaaaaacacagtttccaaacgatttatattctgcgatttggtttaaaatcaaatttattatttacaaaatcgcaatcatAAACGCACCCTAAACGACGTCAAGCAGATATGTTAGCGTCGTTTCTCTAAAATGATGCTAAAAAAATGACTGGTCTTTTAAAAGTGGAGAGAGGAGGAGAAAGGAGAGAGAAGGGGGAATTCAGACAGGTAGATGAACATGTTACGATCCAGATCCTAATCTTAAGTGTCTTACATGacttaagtacaattttaattatgtgtatACAAGCTTTTGAACACCTTACAAGCCTTTTAAGGGCGAGTTTTACGTGAAGCTTGTATCATTTAGTATTAGAGTTTAGCTACCACGTCGATAATAAGATCCGATGCAACTCATTGAGTATGAGATCAAAGAGGTTGCTACTGTGTATGAGCATaatgttaaatcattaaataCTGATAGGTGAGTCGAGCCGCTAAAAGAGAAATGGTTACCGTCAGGTCAGTGTCAATAGGATGGACTGTTGAACGTCGGCTGCGAAGTATagtgcactacaaaaaaaagggcttttagagccgtttttgtttaaaacggctcaaattggaGCCGATTTGAactaaaatggctcaaattgaAGCTGTTTTAGctaaaatggctccaattggagcccttttgttaaaacggctctaattcgAGCTGATTTAGTTCAAACCGGCCCTAATTAGAGCCATTCCTTATagaacggctccaattggagccgctTTATACAAACGGCTCAAATTGAAGCCGTTTTAATTAAAACGGCTCAACATGGAGCCACTTAAACAAAATGGCTCCATTTGGAGCCACAttaactaaaacggctccaattggagccgatTCTCCAAGGTGTCTcgaattagagtcgttttttaAACGGCTTCAATTTGAGCCGCTTTATGataaacggctctaatttgagccgttctAATGAGACGACTCCATTTGGAGTCGAATTGAataaaatggctccaattggagccggtTTTTCAAGGCGTCTCcaatttgagacgttttaaaacAGTTACAATTGGAATCGCTTTATAAGAAACGGCTCtaaattggagccgttttattgaaaacggctctaaattggACCCATTTTATtgaaaacggctctaattggagtcGCATTGTTAAAAGGACTCCAATTAGAGCCATTTGTATAAAAACGGCTTCAATTGAAGCCGATTTATAGCAAATTAAAACGGCTCTATTTGGAGTCGATTTAAGGAAAGCGGCTCAAATTGGAGCCGCTTTACGGAAAACGGTTCAAATTAGAGACGCTttccttaaaacggctccaattggagccgatTTAAAAAGCCTCCAATTGAGGCCCTTTTTGTTAAAACTCTTGTAATTAGagttgtttttgttaaaacaccTCTAATTCAagcatttttgttaaaacaactCCACTTGGAGCTGTTTTTTATGTTACATTCCTGTCACTGCATTAGATTCTGCCTTGTAATAAGGTTTTCAAGGAACAAAAACTattaaatagatattttttttaaggacgGTTTTTCTCTAATGGAGTCTATTAAGCTAACATGTTTTCAAAATGTGTGTGGTTTCCTTCGATGttgttttaaaaatgcatgtgagagtGACTTGCATATTGGATACATGTCAGCTTCATAGACCAGGttggaagaaaactttgttcttattttaaTGTTTGCTTTTGAGTTTCCATATGTTGTCTCTGACTCTCTATAGATGGGAAAACACATAGACTGACTTGGTTTGGGTATATGAGTTGcaattagttttttattttacttttgttAATATAAAGTtgattttataagaaaataacgttaatttccatgatgtttcttttctttcattattCGTCAGCTCCCTCTTCACGTACCATTATTAATGCAAGGCCTGTCCTTGCGAAGGAGagataaaatcataaaagatGAGCAATAATTGAGCTCCCCAACATTAATGGCTCCACATGAATTCGTCTGCCATCAATGGGCAATACCTAAAATTGATGAATAGGATTGTGAATTTCTTATACCCAAATAGCGAGTTAAGTTGAGAGATTTAAAGGTGGTTAGACATAAAGGCTCTATTATAGACATGAGAGCAATGCTTATAgatgaaatataattttgataagattcattaatttaagaaaattcaatATCATTCGATCTCTAAATTTAAGGTaataaaaactttattaaatacaatacaattttcatcaaattcaTAACTTAAAAAGTAATTCAAATATTCTCTACCAATGATAAGTTCCATGCTATCATCAACGTGACAAGCTATATGTGTTTATTTGCTTccaacaaaattatatattgcATGCATGTAGTACAAAGACATCAAGTAGAATGGCAACCAAGTAATTAAAATTCTTCAACCTATTTTAGAGTGGAATAGGGACAGCTCTTACAGGATGAGCAATCTGCAAGGTTAAGGCAAACTTATCTTCCATGTTCATATCCTCACGTTTAACCCCTTCTTCAAGCTTCCAATCGAACGTGTGGATAAGCGAACCTAACATCAAATGCAGCATTCGTATTGCCAATGGCAAACCAGGACATATTCTTCTTCCACCACCAAACGGTATAAGCTCAAAGTTCCGGCCTTTAAAATCAATTTCAGACCTCAAGAACCTCTCCGGCATAAATGAATTCGCTTTCTCCCATAAGCTCGGGTCTCGGCCTATAGCCCATGCATTCACTAGCACTTGTGCACCCTTTGGGATAATATAGCCGTTGATTTCTACATCTGCTTCGGCTTTCCTAGGCAGTAGGAAAGGAACTACCGGGTGCAATCTGAATGTTTCTTTCACTACTGCTTGTAAGTAAGGTAACCGAGCAATATCTGACTCCTCCATTGGGTTGCCTTTGCCAATTACTTGTTCCAGCTCTGTTTTTGCTTTTGACAGTGCCTCTGGGTTGTGGAGTAGCTCTGCCATAGCCCATTCCAGTGTGGCTGAGGTTGTATCAGTCCCCGCAACAAATAGGTCCTAATATAACAAGAAGatgttagaataaaaaatacCTGATTATGaaacaaatcaaagaagaataGAGCAGTAATAATAGCGACCACAAACAAATGTTCTATCTTAGATTTGTCCATCTCCTCGGTGTTTTCTTCGGTGATGTTAAGAAGGGTATCTAACATATCACTGTTCGACGTCATAGAACCCAACACTTTTCTCTGCTTTAACCGTTGGCTAATCATGCGATCAAAGAGATCTATAAGCTTCCCAAAGTGAACTGTCATGCGCCGCCTTACGCCCTGGGGGTCGATCTTCTTAAGCACGGGAAAATAATCTGCCAAGTTGGGCTTCCCTGCCTCTTCCATGACATTCCAGACAATCTCCTTGAACTCTCGAGCTGTGTCAGAATTCAGGTCGGCCAAATCCACCGAAAAAATGGTGTTTGATAACAGATTAAGCGCAGTCTTA contains:
- the LOC133854084 gene encoding geraniol 8-hydroxylase-like isoform X1; this translates as MDFLSCIIFLCITWMFIHTFYMIPRSKANPRKLPPGPKPFPVIGNLLDLGDKPHKSLTKLAKAHGPIMCLKLGRVTTIIISSADTAKQVLQTHDQLLCNRTIPDALRAHKQDMFGLPWIPVSTRWRNLRKICNGQLFASKTLDANQGIRRKKVQELLAETHQSSVTGEAVDIGRVAFKTALNLLSNTIFSVDLADLNSDTAREFKEIVWNVMEEAGKPNLADYFPVLKKIDPQGVRRRMTVHFGKLIDLFDRMISQRLKQRKVLGSMTSNSDMLDTLLNITEENTEEMDKSKIEHLFVDLFVAGTDTTSATLEWAMAELLHNPEALSKAKTELEQVIGKGNPMEESDIARLPYLQAVVKETFRLHPVVPFLLPRKAEADVEINGYIIPKGAQVLVNAWAIGRDPSLWEKANSFMPERFLRSEIDFKGRNFELIPFGGGRRICPGLPLAIRMLHLMLGSLIHTFDWKLEEGVKREDMNMEDKFALTLQIAHPVRAVPIPL